The Anolis carolinensis isolate JA03-04 chromosome 2, rAnoCar3.1.pri, whole genome shotgun sequence genome has a window encoding:
- the arl6ip5 gene encoding PRA1 family protein 3, whose product MDVQVAPLRSWDDFIPGHDRFAVPDFKDISKWNNRVVSNFLYYQTNYLVVAATVISIVGFLNPLSMILGAAVVVLVFLAFVWASHNKDFIRKFKKHYPFAFVIAIILLSYFLISFFGGVMVFMFGITFPLFLMFVHASLRLRNIKNKLENKMEDIGLKKTPMGIILDLLEQQEEGFTKLADYLAKAKE is encoded by the exons ATGGACGTGCAAGTGGCGCCGCTCCGCTCCTGGGACGACTTCATCCCGGGCCACGACCGCTTCGCTGTCCCGGACTTCAAAGACATCTCCAAATGGAACAACCGGGTGGTCAGCAATTTCCTCTACTACCAGACCAACTACCTGGTGGTGGCGGCCACGGTGATCTCCATTGTGGG ATTTCTGAATCCGCTGAGCATGATCCTCGGTGCTGCCGTGGTGGTCCTGGTGTTCCTGGCGTTTGTGTGGGCATCTCACAACAAAGACTTCATTCGCAAGTTTAAGAAGCACTACCCCTTTGCCTTTGTCATCGCTATTATTCTGTTGAGCTACTTCCTgatctccttttttggaggcgtCATGGTCTTCATGTTCGGAATTACATTTCCTCTGTTCT TGATGTTTGTTCATGCTTCCTTGCGGCTTCGGAACATAAAGAACAAACTGGAGAACAAGATGGAAGACATTGGCTTGAAGAAGACTCCGATGGGCATTATCCTGGACCTTCTTGAACAGCAAGAAGAAGGTTTCACTAAGCTGGCTGACTACCTGGCTAAAGCGAAAGAATAA